A window of Haliscomenobacter hydrossis DSM 1100 contains these coding sequences:
- a CDS encoding endonuclease/exonuclease/phosphatase family protein, with translation MKKLRLLWLLPLLFLVYFFGVLLYGTFTDYQPPSVLPAEIAAHAREKTLKDSVISLMIWNLGYAGLGAEADFFYQGGGFFTSRGRMVRPPKPLVEQYFAGTTAAVNLYQADFYLFQEVDYASKRSYYLNQFTAMQQKVPDFFAAYFPNYRAKRVPLPLLEPWNAYGAVNSGLATYAKFEPTESKRLQLPGKFGWPKRLFMLDRCLGFTRYKTRFGKDLVVINIHNEAFDKGGIKRQQEEFLRDLALAEYQKGNFVIAGGDWNTCPPFLPHDVFMKGKAPKGEEGQNMNPALFPADWHWIYDPTVPTNRNNDQPYQAKKTFVTLIDYFLVSPNVKVRKVKGISQEFRFSDHQAVWMEVELVP, from the coding sequence ATGAAAAAGCTACGCCTGCTTTGGCTACTGCCTTTACTTTTTTTGGTTTACTTCTTTGGCGTGCTCCTTTACGGCACGTTCACCGATTATCAGCCGCCGAGTGTTTTACCCGCTGAAATTGCCGCACATGCGCGTGAAAAAACGCTGAAAGACAGCGTAATCTCTTTGATGATCTGGAACCTGGGGTACGCTGGACTCGGTGCTGAGGCCGATTTTTTTTACCAAGGCGGTGGTTTTTTTACCTCACGAGGCCGAATGGTGCGGCCACCCAAGCCGCTGGTTGAGCAATACTTTGCGGGTACTACTGCGGCGGTCAATCTTTACCAGGCCGATTTTTACCTGTTTCAGGAAGTTGACTACGCCTCAAAGCGGAGTTATTACCTGAACCAGTTTACAGCCATGCAACAAAAAGTCCCAGATTTCTTTGCGGCGTACTTCCCCAATTACCGCGCCAAGCGGGTACCGCTTCCACTATTGGAACCCTGGAATGCCTATGGTGCCGTCAACAGCGGACTGGCCACTTATGCAAAATTTGAACCTACGGAAAGCAAACGTTTGCAATTGCCCGGAAAATTTGGCTGGCCCAAACGCCTGTTTATGCTGGATCGCTGTTTGGGGTTCACCCGCTACAAAACCCGATTCGGCAAAGATTTAGTAGTCATCAACATCCACAATGAAGCTTTTGACAAAGGGGGGATCAAACGCCAACAGGAGGAGTTTTTGCGCGATCTGGCTCTAGCAGAATACCAAAAAGGCAATTTTGTGATTGCTGGAGGAGACTGGAATACCTGCCCGCCATTTTTGCCCCATGATGTATTTATGAAGGGAAAGGCCCCAAAAGGGGAGGAAGGGCAGAACATGAACCCGGCACTTTTCCCGGCGGACTGGCACTGGATTTATGACCCAACTGTGCCAACTAACCGCAACAATGACCAGCCCTACCAGGCCAAAAAAACCTTTGTGACGCTGATCGATTATTTTTTGGTTTCGCCGAATGTAAAAGTGCGCAAAGTGAAAGGCATCAGCCAGGAATTTCGGTTTTCGGATCACCAGGCAGTGTGGATGGAAGTGGAATTGGTACCGTAG
- the dapB gene encoding 4-hydroxy-tetrahydrodipicolinate reductase encodes MKIALIGYGKMGKAIEQIAQQNGHEVVLRIDVNNIADFTAENLQKADVAIEFTRPETAFENLQKCLEAGTPVVVGTTGWLHRLEEAKDLCAQHQGALFYSSNYSIGVNVFFAVNRFLAQMMNGHKQYEVRMSETHHTQKLDAPSGTAITLAEGILEQLGRKTKWVNQSDAKADELSILSHRVDPAPGTHEVYYESAIDSIEIRHTAHSREGFASGAVQAAVWLVGKKGVFTMSDLLGF; translated from the coding sequence ATGAAAATTGCATTAATTGGCTATGGAAAAATGGGCAAAGCCATCGAGCAAATTGCCCAGCAAAATGGCCATGAAGTAGTGCTCCGCATCGATGTGAACAACATTGCGGATTTTACCGCTGAAAACCTGCAAAAGGCCGATGTTGCCATTGAATTTACCCGCCCGGAAACGGCATTCGAAAATTTGCAGAAATGTCTCGAAGCGGGAACCCCCGTGGTTGTAGGCACCACGGGTTGGCTTCATCGCCTCGAAGAAGCAAAAGACTTGTGTGCCCAGCACCAGGGAGCCTTGTTCTATTCTTCAAATTACAGCATTGGTGTCAATGTTTTTTTTGCGGTCAATCGCTTTTTGGCCCAAATGATGAATGGGCATAAACAGTACGAAGTACGGATGTCCGAAACCCACCACACCCAAAAACTGGACGCGCCCAGTGGTACAGCCATCACCCTGGCGGAAGGAATTTTGGAACAATTGGGGCGAAAAACCAAATGGGTCAACCAGTCGGATGCAAAAGCAGACGAGTTGAGCATCCTGTCACACCGGGTTGATCCAGCTCCGGGCACACATGAGGTGTACTATGAATCAGCAATTGATTCCATTGAAATCCGGCATACTGCCCATTCCCGGGAGGGATTTGCGAGTGGAGCGGTACAGGCGGCGGTTTGGCTGGTGGGTAAGAAGGGGGTGTTTACGATGTCTGATCTGTTGGGATTCTAA
- the mutS gene encoding DNA mismatch repair protein MutS — MSEKVTPLMEQYNKVKKKYPDAILLFRVGDFYETFGTDAVTTSKVLGIVLTSRNNGGNDVELAGFPFHSLDLYLPRLVRAGYRVAICEQLEKPSPLKKIVRRGVTEVITPGVAVDDKLLDHQSNNFLASLYFGRKDDFGIAFLDISTGEFLVSEGDWTYIDKLLQGFNPSEIIFSKDRRKQFESRFGEKFYLYTLDEWVFTYDYGREKLLKHFDVQNLKGFGVEDMELGQIAAGAALHYLETTENKNLKHISSITRIYPDRYVWLDRFTIRNLELLSSPHETGVSLLKIMDQTVSPMGARLLKKWIVLPLKSKLAIDSRLEMVAYFLETEDKGREVEKSLRLMGDLERLISKVPLGKVNPRELVQLKRALIAVGPLKEMLAGTGHLELEKIADGLNPCPGLVERIAKQIVEEPPVNLAKGGVIADGFSSELDELRHVINHAKELLLGIQEKEVERSGIPSLKVGFNSVFGYYLEVTNKYKNQTPAEWIRKQTLANAERFITEELKVLEAKILGAEERILDLEERLFQELVLDLADYIHPVQHNATLLARLDCILSFAKVATRHQYCRPQLSEELEIDIREGRHPVIEQQLPLGEMYVPNDVFLDHEHQQILMITGPNMAGKSALLRQTALICLMAQMGSYVPARSAHLGILDKVFTRVGASDNISSGESTFMVEMNETASIMNNISDRSLILLDEIGRGTSTYDGISIAWSIAEYLHNNPFARPKTLFATHYHELNELSEKFSRIKNYHVATKEVGQKVIFLRKLTAGGSQHSFGIHVAKMAGMPKMIVDRANHILEQLEQKSIAQESIGEGPNVEKAKTKAINTDAIQLSIFETVDPVAGKLKELLQEVDLNTMTPIDCMLKLRELIHMIS, encoded by the coding sequence ATGTCTGAAAAAGTGACTCCTTTGATGGAGCAATACAATAAAGTGAAAAAAAAGTACCCCGATGCCATCTTGCTGTTCAGGGTAGGGGACTTTTATGAAACTTTTGGCACGGATGCGGTGACCACTTCAAAAGTATTGGGCATTGTACTGACCAGCCGCAACAATGGAGGGAATGACGTTGAACTGGCGGGTTTTCCCTTTCATTCCCTGGATTTGTACCTGCCACGCCTGGTTAGAGCCGGATATCGGGTGGCCATTTGTGAACAGTTGGAAAAACCTTCGCCGCTCAAAAAAATTGTACGCCGAGGTGTCACCGAAGTCATCACACCCGGGGTGGCCGTAGACGACAAATTGCTGGATCACCAATCCAATAACTTTTTGGCTTCACTTTATTTTGGCCGCAAAGACGATTTTGGTATCGCATTTTTGGACATTTCTACGGGAGAATTTCTGGTTAGTGAAGGCGATTGGACTTACATCGATAAACTGCTTCAAGGATTTAACCCCTCTGAAATAATTTTTTCCAAAGACCGCCGCAAACAGTTCGAAAGCCGTTTTGGAGAAAAATTTTACCTCTATACCCTTGACGAGTGGGTTTTTACCTACGATTATGGCCGCGAAAAACTGCTCAAGCACTTTGACGTGCAAAACTTGAAGGGCTTTGGCGTAGAAGACATGGAATTGGGGCAAATTGCCGCCGGAGCTGCATTACACTACCTCGAAACCACCGAAAACAAAAACCTCAAACACATCTCATCCATTACGCGCATCTATCCGGATCGCTACGTGTGGCTGGATCGCTTTACCATCCGCAATTTGGAGCTTTTGTCGAGCCCCCACGAAACCGGGGTGTCTTTGCTCAAAATCATGGACCAGACCGTTTCGCCGATGGGCGCACGTTTGCTCAAAAAATGGATCGTTTTACCCTTGAAATCAAAGCTAGCCATTGACTCCCGGCTGGAAATGGTGGCCTATTTTTTGGAAACCGAAGACAAGGGACGAGAAGTAGAAAAATCCCTGCGCTTGATGGGTGACCTCGAGCGCTTGATTTCCAAGGTGCCGCTGGGAAAAGTAAACCCTCGTGAACTGGTTCAACTCAAAAGGGCGCTTATCGCCGTTGGACCGCTGAAAGAAATGCTGGCTGGTACCGGACACCTGGAATTGGAAAAAATTGCCGATGGCCTCAATCCCTGTCCCGGCCTGGTGGAGCGTATCGCCAAGCAGATTGTCGAGGAGCCTCCGGTAAACCTGGCCAAAGGTGGGGTCATTGCCGATGGTTTTTCCAGCGAGCTGGACGAGTTGCGCCACGTCATTAACCATGCCAAGGAACTGCTGTTGGGGATTCAGGAAAAGGAGGTTGAACGCAGTGGTATTCCCAGCCTCAAAGTGGGTTTCAATAGTGTATTTGGGTACTACCTCGAAGTGACGAACAAGTACAAGAACCAAACGCCAGCGGAATGGATCCGCAAACAAACCTTGGCCAACGCCGAACGGTTTATCACCGAAGAACTCAAAGTTCTGGAAGCCAAAATCCTGGGTGCTGAAGAGCGGATTCTGGATTTGGAAGAGCGCCTGTTTCAGGAGTTGGTGCTGGATCTGGCGGATTACATCCACCCGGTGCAACACAATGCCACTCTTTTGGCGCGTTTGGACTGCATTTTGTCTTTTGCCAAAGTGGCAACCCGGCATCAGTATTGTCGCCCGCAACTCAGCGAAGAACTGGAAATCGACATCCGTGAAGGGCGACATCCGGTGATCGAGCAGCAACTACCGCTGGGTGAAATGTACGTGCCCAATGATGTTTTTCTGGATCATGAGCACCAACAAATCCTGATGATTACGGGTCCTAACATGGCCGGTAAATCTGCCCTCTTGCGGCAAACGGCCCTCATCTGCCTGATGGCACAAATGGGGTCGTACGTCCCCGCGCGATCGGCTCACCTGGGGATTTTAGACAAGGTATTTACCCGCGTAGGTGCTTCAGACAACATCTCTTCTGGCGAGTCGACGTTCATGGTAGAAATGAACGAAACGGCCAGCATCATGAACAACATCTCGGACCGCAGTCTGATCCTTCTGGACGAAATTGGCCGGGGTACCAGCACGTACGACGGCATCTCGATTGCGTGGTCGATTGCCGAATATTTGCACAACAACCCTTTTGCACGCCCCAAAACCCTGTTCGCCACCCACTACCATGAATTGAATGAGTTGTCGGAAAAATTCTCCCGCATCAAGAACTACCACGTGGCCACGAAAGAAGTGGGGCAAAAAGTGATTTTCCTGCGCAAATTGACCGCCGGGGGGAGCCAACACAGCTTTGGTATTCACGTGGCGAAAATGGCAGGAATGCCAAAAATGATCGTTGATCGCGCCAACCATATCCTGGAACAACTGGAGCAGAAATCCATCGCTCAGGAAAGTATCGGCGAAGGCCCCAATGTGGAAAAAGCCAAAACCAAGGCGATCAACACCGATGCCATTCAGCTGAGTATTTTTGAAACGGTAGATCCAGTTGCAGGGAAATTGAAAGAATTGTTGCAAGAAGTTGACCTCAATACCATGACGCCAATCGATTGTATGCTCAAACTACGCGAATTGATTCATATGATCTCGTAG
- a CDS encoding 4Fe-4S dicluster domain-containing protein — MAIMITDDCINCGACEPECPNNAIYEGGVEWAISDGTSITDDYTLEDGSTVDASDKQNPVSDEFYYIVPDKCTECVGFHEEPQCAAVCPVDCCVPDPEREEDEAVLLGRKERLHL; from the coding sequence ATGGCAATAATGATAACCGATGATTGCATCAACTGTGGCGCTTGCGAACCAGAATGCCCAAACAATGCAATTTATGAGGGTGGCGTAGAATGGGCCATTTCGGATGGTACCAGCATTACCGATGATTATACGCTGGAAGATGGCAGTACAGTAGATGCTTCCGATAAACAAAATCCAGTATCGGATGAATTTTATTATATTGTTCCCGATAAATGTACAGAGTGTGTAGGTTTCCACGAGGAGCCCCAATGCGCGGCGGTATGCCCCGTTGATTGTTGTGTACCAGACCCCGAGCGGGAAGAAGATGAAGCGGTACTTTTGGGGCGCAAAGAACGTTTACACCTCTGA
- a CDS encoding tetratricopeptide repeat-containing sensor histidine kinase: MLPKSAPDSNKVLLYKELCWQYRNQDMFSAIDYGQKGIALAKKLNFKKAEAEICRFIGLAYRHYFFFSESLAWYFRALDLSTQINDQEGVAFCYDNLGVTRFNQKQFDEALSYFKKGEAIFQKLQHQEGLSYANTHLSWVFAEKKEFDTALDYAERSLMIRRQIGANKEQISNALRDVAVAQIGLSHFFKAEQALLEALKVAKETGKPIVGAEYALSLAELYLKNQNLNQAEHYALWSYQRSVQVHNRLQKMKSAATLFKIYQQKQQYDLAIQYQTEHYNLKDSLFNEDINNNTARLEAKYQFDLKERQLLEAQKRQDIENKRSLDRERFLSSLLIAALLFVGIMAYFIYEKRKQDKIVNKELTQKNEEISRQNQEIQEQTEQLAENNRFKDRLFSIISHDLRSPVVGLIGSLDLVNEGLLTEAEFRNMLPELSHNVNSIQSLLDNLLAWARSQMKGIAVVPEAFHIRELMGEKIAIFQKQAQLKGISIVNNIESDLQFLADKNMINLVALNLISNALKFSFQGGTIILSSSRHKGYSQICVADTGVGISPENLKKLFGAHSISSKGTAGEMGTGLGLMLSKEFIEKNGGTIWVERNPEGGSKFCFSIPE; this comes from the coding sequence TTGCTTCCCAAGTCTGCTCCTGACTCCAATAAAGTACTCCTCTACAAAGAACTCTGCTGGCAATACCGCAACCAGGACATGTTCAGTGCCATTGACTATGGTCAAAAAGGGATTGCCTTGGCCAAAAAGCTCAATTTTAAAAAAGCGGAGGCAGAGATTTGCCGATTCATCGGACTGGCATACCGCCATTACTTTTTTTTCAGCGAATCGCTGGCCTGGTATTTCAGAGCGCTGGATTTGTCCACCCAAATCAATGACCAGGAGGGCGTTGCGTTTTGTTACGACAATTTAGGGGTAACCCGTTTCAATCAAAAACAGTTTGATGAAGCCCTGAGCTACTTTAAAAAAGGGGAAGCCATCTTTCAAAAACTGCAACATCAGGAAGGGCTAAGTTACGCGAATACCCATTTGTCCTGGGTATTTGCTGAAAAAAAGGAATTTGATACCGCGCTTGACTACGCCGAGCGATCTTTGATGATTCGCCGGCAAATTGGAGCCAACAAGGAACAAATCAGCAATGCGCTTCGCGATGTAGCGGTAGCCCAGATTGGGTTGAGCCATTTTTTTAAGGCGGAGCAAGCCCTTTTAGAGGCGCTTAAAGTGGCCAAAGAAACCGGAAAACCAATTGTAGGTGCCGAATATGCCCTCTCTCTAGCGGAGCTATATCTCAAAAATCAAAACCTGAATCAGGCTGAGCATTATGCTTTGTGGAGTTACCAGCGCTCCGTACAGGTTCACAATCGCCTGCAAAAGATGAAATCCGCCGCTACCCTGTTCAAAATTTACCAACAAAAGCAGCAATACGATTTAGCCATCCAGTACCAAACTGAGCATTACAACCTGAAGGATAGCCTTTTTAACGAAGACATCAACAACAATACGGCCCGACTGGAGGCCAAATACCAATTCGACCTTAAAGAAAGGCAATTGCTGGAAGCCCAAAAACGCCAGGACATTGAAAACAAACGCAGCCTGGACCGGGAGCGTTTTTTGAGCTCTCTGCTGATCGCCGCCCTCTTGTTTGTAGGCATCATGGCCTATTTCATCTACGAAAAGCGCAAACAGGATAAAATTGTTAACAAAGAACTGACTCAAAAAAACGAGGAAATCAGTCGGCAAAACCAGGAGATTCAGGAACAAACCGAGCAACTTGCCGAAAACAATCGCTTCAAGGATCGTTTGTTCTCCATCATTTCACACGATTTGCGCAGCCCGGTGGTGGGTTTGATTGGTAGTCTGGATCTGGTCAATGAAGGGCTTTTGACCGAGGCGGAGTTCCGCAATATGTTACCCGAATTGTCCCACAATGTCAACAGCATTCAAAGTTTATTGGATAACCTACTGGCCTGGGCCAGAAGCCAAATGAAGGGAATTGCCGTAGTGCCCGAGGCTTTTCACATTCGGGAATTGATGGGTGAAAAAATTGCCATTTTCCAAAAACAGGCACAGCTCAAAGGCATTTCGATCGTCAACAACATTGAAAGCGATCTTCAGTTTCTCGCCGATAAAAACATGATCAACCTGGTTGCCCTGAACCTCATTTCCAACGCCCTCAAGTTTTCCTTCCAGGGTGGAACCATCATCCTGAGCAGTTCCCGACACAAGGGATATTCGCAAATTTGTGTAGCGGATACTGGAGTGGGGATTTCGCCCGAAAATCTGAAAAAATTATTTGGCGCTCACAGCATCTCATCCAAAGGGACTGCCGGCGAGATGGGTACGGGCCTGGGACTCATGTTATCCAAAGAATTTATTGAAAAAAACGGCGGCACCATTTGGGTAGAGCGCAATCCGGAGGGCGGGAGTAAGTTTTGCTTTTCCATACCGGAGTAA
- a CDS encoding S8 family peptidase, which produces MTRKLTLLTVVLVFAFSCGKDGLNLDDAATNHYPGLKPQTRDQINQQALRLLNEHQKFEWRMVDAQTVWSANLLGDSIMCIGYQPANEKNLNQRLHEIDIQQKEWKQVREALINYIVAETNRQNPGKTLTAKDLMPFGEESVLPVIDIKVSSLGIIEKLRSLPEVRYVEPMGYSYNDERQRSDSGCSVTGNASIPAADYTNITPAAKQSWHHGVPRISTAWGNNSGRGITVALLDTGTPNPTSQPKLGSQFNSGLSTGRTLTRTGTYVSCWFCGTPDGPNDQCGHGTQMAGLIAAPRGNDGTPAGVAYNCNLLGIRVTSDVIVNTSSEKKGLADGLVIAGNNTSVKIISMSIGDIFSSGQVEDGVRYAYGKGKMLLAAAGTSTSITNWYGVIFPAWMAECIAVTGVKDGGLPLERCNTCHSGSDVEFVAVMQRKVDNNRTALTLAPSGNVPANVGGSSAATATTAGIAALIWATNPAQTRAQVYARMKANATWPTTRSSEYGFGIIDAGKAVTGL; this is translated from the coding sequence ATGACGCGTAAACTTACCTTACTTACGGTTGTACTGGTATTTGCTTTTTCCTGTGGAAAAGACGGCTTAAACCTGGACGACGCAGCCACCAACCACTACCCGGGCCTCAAGCCCCAAACCCGCGACCAAATCAACCAACAAGCCCTGCGCTTGCTCAACGAACACCAAAAATTTGAATGGCGCATGGTGGATGCCCAAACCGTGTGGAGCGCCAACCTGCTCGGCGATTCCATCATGTGTATTGGCTACCAACCCGCCAACGAAAAGAACCTGAATCAACGCCTGCACGAAATCGATATCCAACAAAAAGAATGGAAGCAGGTACGGGAAGCATTGATCAACTACATCGTTGCCGAAACCAATCGACAAAATCCAGGCAAAACCCTTACGGCCAAAGACCTGATGCCTTTTGGCGAAGAAAGCGTGCTGCCCGTCATCGACATCAAAGTGAGCAGTCTGGGCATCATTGAAAAACTACGCAGTTTACCCGAAGTGCGCTACGTGGAACCCATGGGATACAGCTACAACGATGAGCGCCAGCGCAGTGATTCTGGTTGTAGTGTGACGGGCAATGCCAGCATTCCTGCTGCTGATTACACCAACATCACACCCGCTGCCAAACAATCCTGGCACCATGGGGTACCCCGAATTAGTACGGCCTGGGGCAACAACTCCGGGCGGGGCATCACCGTGGCCCTTCTGGATACGGGCACGCCCAATCCAACCAGCCAACCCAAGTTGGGCAGCCAGTTCAATTCTGGCCTTTCCACGGGGAGAACCCTGACACGTACGGGTACTTACGTCAGTTGCTGGTTCTGCGGTACGCCGGATGGCCCCAATGACCAGTGCGGACACGGCACCCAAATGGCGGGCCTGATTGCCGCACCTCGGGGCAACGATGGCACTCCCGCTGGGGTGGCTTACAACTGCAACCTGCTGGGTATTCGGGTAACCAGCGATGTCATCGTCAACACATCAAGCGAGAAGAAAGGACTGGCCGATGGCCTCGTGATTGCTGGCAACAATACCAGCGTGAAGATCATCAGCATGTCGATTGGAGACATTTTTTCCAGCGGGCAAGTTGAAGATGGAGTGCGTTATGCTTACGGCAAGGGAAAAATGCTGTTGGCTGCGGCTGGTACCTCAACCAGTATTACCAACTGGTACGGGGTGATTTTCCCCGCCTGGATGGCCGAATGTATCGCGGTTACTGGCGTAAAAGACGGAGGTTTGCCACTCGAACGTTGCAATACTTGCCACAGCGGTAGCGATGTAGAATTTGTGGCGGTGATGCAACGCAAAGTAGACAACAACCGCACTGCGCTCACCCTCGCGCCTTCGGGCAATGTACCCGCCAACGTAGGTGGGTCTTCAGCAGCAACCGCAACTACCGCCGGGATTGCTGCCCTGATTTGGGCGACCAATCCCGCCCAAACGCGTGCACAGGTGTACGCCCGTATGAAAGCCAATGCCACCTGGCCCACGACCCGCAGCAGCGAGTACGGGTTCGGGATTATTGATGCAGGGAAAGCAGTGACGGGACTTTAA